One window of the Strix uralensis isolate ZFMK-TIS-50842 chromosome 3, bStrUra1, whole genome shotgun sequence genome contains the following:
- the ADI1 gene encoding acireductone dioxygenase has product MVEAWYMDESPEDQRAPHRLRPNHAVSLEQLRRLGVAYRKLDADNYETDPRLKEIRRAENYSWMDIITIHKDKLPNYEEKIKTFYEEHLHLDDEIRYILDGSGYFDVRDKDDKWIRISMEKGDMITLPAGIYHRFTLDENNYVKAMRLFVGEPVWTAYNRPADDFPARKQYMKFLAEEAQ; this is encoded by the exons ATGGTGGAGGCCTGGTACATGGACGAGTCCCCGGAGGACCAGCGGGCGCCGCACCGCCTGCGGCCCAACCACGCCGTCAGCCTGGAGCAGCTGCGCCGCCTCGGCGTCGCCTACCGCAAA TTGGATGCTGATAACTATGAGACTGATCCACGTCTGAAAGAGATTCGGAGAGCGGAAAATTATTCTTGGATGGATATAATAACCATACATAAAGACAAGCTTCCAAATTATGAGGAAAAG ataaaaacattttatgaagaaCATTTACACCTAGACGATGAAATTCGCTACATCTTAGATGGATCTGGCTATTTTGATGTTCGAGACAAGGATGACAAATGGATCCGGATTTCCATGGAAAAAGGAGACATGATAACCCTCCCTGCTGGCATCTATCACCGATTTACACTGGATGAGAAC AATTACGTGAAGGCAATGAGGCTATTTGTTGGAGAACCTGTCTGGACAGCATACAACAGGCCGGCTGATGATTTTCCTGCTCGGAAACAGTATATGAAGTTTTTGGCTGAAGAAGCACAGTAA